A section of the Brevundimonas sp. AJA228-03 genome encodes:
- the pyrE gene encoding orotate phosphoribosyltransferase — translation MTSEDVLNEFRSAGALREGHFVLSSGLHSPVFLQKNLVFMDARRCERLCKALAEKITATVGPVEVAISPAVGGIIPGYETARHLGVPSMYVEREGGTFKLRRGFHVEPGQKVVMVEDIVTTGLSSRECIAAIREAGGDVVAAACIVDRSGGRADVGVPLVALATLDVPAYAADALPPELAALPVEDPGSRRLSK, via the coding sequence ATGACCTCCGAAGATGTCCTGAACGAGTTCCGCTCCGCCGGTGCCCTGCGCGAGGGGCATTTCGTGCTGTCCTCCGGCCTGCACAGCCCGGTCTTCCTGCAGAAGAACCTGGTCTTCATGGATGCCCGCCGTTGCGAGCGGCTCTGCAAGGCCCTGGCCGAGAAGATCACCGCCACCGTCGGGCCCGTCGAGGTCGCCATCTCACCCGCCGTGGGCGGCATCATCCCGGGCTATGAGACCGCGCGTCATCTGGGTGTCCCGTCGATGTATGTCGAACGCGAGGGCGGCACGTTCAAACTCCGGCGCGGCTTCCACGTCGAGCCGGGCCAGAAGGTGGTGATGGTCGAGGACATCGTGACCACGGGCCTGTCCAGCCGCGAATGCATCGCCGCCATCCGCGAGGCGGGCGGGGATGTCGTGGCCGCCGCCTGTATCGTCGACAGGTCCGGCGGTCGCGCCGATGTCGGTGTGCCCCTGGTCGCCCTGGCCACGCTGGATGTGCCGGCCTATGCCGCAGACGCCCTGCCGCCCGAACTCGCGGCCCTGCCCGTCGAGGATCCGGGCAGTCGCAGGCTGTCGAAATGA
- a CDS encoding pyridoxine 5'-phosphate synthase: MSERIRLGVNIDHVATVRNARGGLYPDPVRAAREALEAGADGITAHLREDRRHISDADIDHLSAVLRDQDRPLNLEMAVTQEMLAIALHHRPHAVCLVPEKREERTTEGGLDVVGGHNWITPVVGRLNDAGSRVSLFIGADPVQIEAAYRTGAAVVELHTGAYCDAVRDGRPDDAERELIALKAGASQARALGLEVHAGHGIDYETVAAVAAIPEIMELNIGHFLIGEAIFVGLGSAIGRMRALMDEARAPEPAR; the protein is encoded by the coding sequence ATGAGCGAACGCATCCGCCTCGGCGTCAACATCGACCATGTCGCGACCGTCCGGAACGCGCGCGGCGGCCTCTATCCCGATCCCGTCCGGGCCGCTCGAGAGGCGCTCGAGGCCGGAGCCGACGGCATCACCGCCCACCTGCGTGAGGACCGTCGCCATATCTCGGATGCCGACATCGACCATCTGTCGGCCGTGCTGCGCGATCAGGACCGACCGCTGAACCTCGAGATGGCCGTGACCCAGGAGATGCTGGCCATCGCCCTGCATCACCGACCCCATGCCGTATGCCTGGTGCCTGAAAAGCGCGAGGAGCGGACGACCGAGGGCGGCCTCGACGTCGTGGGCGGCCACAACTGGATCACACCCGTGGTCGGGCGTCTGAACGACGCCGGGTCGCGCGTATCCCTGTTCATCGGGGCCGACCCGGTCCAGATCGAAGCGGCTTATCGGACCGGGGCGGCCGTGGTGGAGCTGCATACCGGCGCCTATTGCGACGCCGTGCGCGACGGCAGGCCGGACGATGCCGAACGCGAGCTGATCGCCCTGAAGGCGGGTGCGTCCCAGGCCCGGGCTCTGGGGCTGGAGGTCCATGCCGGGCATGGCATCGACTACGAGACCGTCGCCGCCGTCGCTGCGATCCCCGAGATCATGGAGCTGAACATCGGCCATTTCCTGATCGGGGAGGCGATCTTCGTCGGACTGGGGTCGGCGATCGGGCGGATGCGGGCCCTGATGGACGAGGCGCGGGCACCGGAGCCGGCCCGGTGA
- the acpS gene encoding holo-ACP synthase: MIIGVGADLSDIRRIQASIDRFGDRFRNRCFTAIERARSERKPDAAWSYAKRFAAKEACAKALGTGMRRDVYWKDMGVVNLPSGQPTLALTGAAADHLARLTPPGHSAHIHLTLSDEHPYALAFVVIEALPMA, translated from the coding sequence ATGATTATCGGGGTGGGCGCGGACCTGTCGGACATCCGGCGCATCCAGGCGTCGATCGACCGTTTCGGTGACCGCTTCAGGAACCGGTGCTTCACCGCGATCGAACGCGCCCGGTCGGAGCGCAAGCCCGACGCGGCCTGGAGCTATGCCAAGCGGTTCGCGGCCAAGGAGGCCTGTGCCAAGGCGCTGGGCACCGGGATGCGCCGTGATGTCTACTGGAAGGACATGGGGGTGGTGAATCTGCCCTCCGGCCAGCCGACCCTGGCCCTGACCGGAGCGGCGGCCGACCACCTGGCGCGGTTGACGCCGCCGGGTCACAGCGCGCACATTCATCTGACGCTGTCCGACGAACACCCCTATGCACTCGCCTTCGTGGTGATCGAAGCCTTGCCGATGGCGTAA